The Geobacter sp. AOG2 genome includes a window with the following:
- a CDS encoding Fur family transcriptional regulator yields the protein MILEKKKAFNEFATAKGLRSTRQRDIILDFFLSTHQHVSVEELYLKIKASHPGIGHATVYRTLKLFTEAGLAREILLHDGQTRYEHALAGEHHDHLVCTGCNAIIEFEDETIEKLQMEIATRHGFTIRSHKLEIYGLCAACRAK from the coding sequence ATGATCCTCGAAAAGAAAAAGGCATTTAACGAATTTGCTACGGCCAAAGGACTCCGCTCCACCCGCCAACGGGACATCATCCTTGACTTCTTTCTCTCCACTCACCAGCATGTAAGTGTTGAGGAGTTGTACCTGAAGATCAAAGCCAGCCACCCTGGTATCGGCCACGCCACAGTCTACCGCACCCTCAAGCTGTTCACCGAGGCGGGCTTGGCCCGCGAGATCCTGCTGCATGACGGCCAGACCCGCTATGAACATGCATTGGCCGGCGAGCATCACGACCATTTGGTCTGTACGGGGTGCAACGCGATCATCGAGTTCGAAGACGAGACTATCGAGAAGTTACAGATGGAGATAGCGACACGTCACGGATTCACGATTAGAAGCCATAAGCTGGAAATCTACGGATTGTGCGCGGCATGTAGGGCCAAATAG
- a CDS encoding HDOD domain-containing protein: MAFSDRAPITLEQLVEQTRTVYSLPYFYERFNEAINHPRSSIADIAKIIIEDQGLTARILKLANSPMFGYYAKVDSITKAVTIIGTQQLRDLAFAASAMGVFKGISEELMNMALFWRHSIACGIIARNLAACLRESNVERFFVAGILHDVGQLIMCSAIPDTVGELLALSRSRQEQYHHTERSLLGFDHADLGGALLQAWKLPANIFEPVACHHAPRAAAQFPLEAAIVHLAEIICQAFEFGVSGEWCVSSFEPAAWERLGMPVNTLATILKQSEPQIEETFDILMEGQ; this comes from the coding sequence ATGGCCTTTTCTGATCGTGCCCCCATCACCCTGGAGCAGCTCGTTGAGCAGACGCGGACCGTCTACTCCCTCCCCTATTTCTACGAACGTTTCAATGAGGCCATCAATCATCCACGCAGTTCCATCGCCGATATCGCCAAGATAATCATCGAGGATCAGGGCCTGACCGCGCGTATCCTCAAGCTCGCCAACAGCCCGATGTTCGGGTATTACGCCAAGGTTGACTCCATCACTAAAGCAGTGACTATTATCGGTACGCAACAACTACGCGACCTGGCTTTTGCCGCCTCTGCCATGGGGGTTTTCAAGGGCATCTCCGAAGAATTGATGAATATGGCTCTTTTCTGGCGGCACAGCATCGCCTGCGGCATCATCGCCCGCAACCTGGCGGCCTGTCTGCGTGAAAGCAATGTGGAGCGTTTCTTCGTGGCCGGAATCCTCCACGATGTGGGGCAATTGATCATGTGCTCGGCCATACCGGACACGGTCGGCGAATTGCTGGCACTCAGCCGGTCGCGCCAGGAGCAGTATCACCACACCGAACGGAGTCTGCTGGGATTTGACCATGCCGACCTAGGGGGTGCGCTTTTGCAGGCCTGGAAGCTTCCGGCCAATATCTTCGAACCGGTGGCCTGTCACCATGCTCCCCGCGCCGCCGCGCAATTCCCATTGGAAGCCGCTATCGTCCATCTGGCGGAAATCATCTGCCAAGCCTTCGAATTCGGTGTCAGCGGCGAATGGTGCGTCTCCTCATTTGAGCCGGCGGCATGGGAACGCCTCGGCATGCCGGTAAACACCCTGGCAACGATCCTGAAACAGTCGGAACCGCAGATCGAGGAGACCTTCGATATCCTGATGGAGGGGCAATGA
- a CDS encoding DUF3108 domain-containing protein, with protein MTTIMRGHGLLLATMLILCLMPLATSFAGIPVTTVTRYKVSAKGFSIGDVITTQRMTDDGGASKVQFETKTEVRASFLWMGYRLSSTEKGTLLKGRLVSYFHERKENGATVDVEGRLENGAFRFDVREHGVARTIVIPRSSYDYTTMECPEAQLDFSERPHITLRVLDVEKMVVVKRDYLLVRNASCTVAGKEYPCRIVDFSDLNKSARRWIAWDGAAVVMYRQDGKGGKHSYSVQATSVTKEM; from the coding sequence TTGACGACTATCATGAGGGGACACGGGCTTCTTCTGGCCACTATGCTCATCCTGTGCCTGATGCCACTCGCCACTTCCTTCGCCGGTATTCCGGTTACGACGGTGACGCGCTACAAGGTCTCCGCCAAGGGATTTTCCATTGGCGATGTTATTACAACCCAGCGCATGACTGATGACGGGGGCGCCTCCAAAGTACAGTTCGAAACCAAAACCGAGGTCCGAGCATCCTTCCTCTGGATGGGGTACCGGCTTTCCTCCACCGAGAAAGGAACTCTGCTTAAAGGCCGCTTGGTCAGCTATTTTCATGAGCGCAAGGAGAACGGCGCCACGGTTGATGTCGAGGGCCGGCTTGAGAATGGGGCCTTCCGTTTTGATGTCCGTGAACATGGTGTTGCCCGCACTATTGTCATTCCCCGAAGCAGCTATGATTACACCACCATGGAATGTCCCGAAGCCCAGCTTGATTTTTCGGAAAGGCCGCATATCACCCTGAGAGTTCTGGATGTGGAAAAAATGGTTGTGGTTAAGCGGGATTACCTGCTTGTGCGCAATGCCTCCTGTACTGTTGCCGGGAAAGAGTACCCCTGCCGGATCGTGGATTTTTCGGACCTGAACAAAAGCGCCAGGCGCTGGATCGCCTGGGACGGTGCGGCGGTTGTTATGTACCGCCAGGACGGCAAGGGAGGGAAACACTCTTACTCTGTCCAGGCGACATCTGTTACCAAGGAGATGTGA